A genomic window from Aquitalea aquatilis includes:
- the glp gene encoding gephyrin-like molybdotransferase Glp — protein sequence MLTVDQARDWLLQRARPLTTTETVPLLQALGRILAVPLVASLDVPPHDNSAMDGYALNTADAGQPLPLSQRIPAGCQPQPLQAKTAARIFTGAPIPAGADAVVMQEMAELQPDGRVVFSQSPRPGQNIRRAGEDIRRGSEVLSAGQQLTAAHLGLAASIGVAELTVLRPLRVAVFFTGDELVEPGQALAAGQIYNSNRYWLVPELMRLGCEVTDLGIVPDSLSRTREILQDAAALADVIMTCGGVSVGEEDHVKAAVEAEGSLDLWKIAIKPGKPLASGRVGQAGFVGLPGNPVSGFVTYQVLVKPYLQRCAGLLTDDAVAPALYPAGFVWDKPDSRREEFLRVKLVQQDGQWQLQRYPNQGSGVLTSCAWADGLVRLAAGQQVQPGDLLGLLPIGH from the coding sequence ATGCTCACCGTTGATCAAGCCCGCGACTGGCTGCTACAGCGCGCCAGGCCGCTTACCACTACTGAAACTGTTCCGTTGCTGCAGGCGCTGGGACGCATTCTGGCGGTGCCACTGGTGGCCAGCCTGGATGTGCCGCCGCATGACAACAGCGCCATGGACGGCTATGCCCTGAATACGGCAGATGCCGGCCAGCCGCTGCCGCTGTCGCAACGCATCCCGGCTGGTTGTCAGCCGCAGCCGCTGCAAGCCAAAACCGCTGCCCGCATTTTCACCGGTGCACCCATCCCCGCCGGTGCCGACGCCGTGGTGATGCAGGAAATGGCCGAGCTACAGCCGGATGGCCGGGTGGTCTTCAGTCAGAGCCCTCGTCCCGGACAAAATATCCGCCGCGCTGGCGAAGATATCCGCCGTGGCAGTGAAGTGCTGTCCGCCGGGCAGCAACTGACTGCCGCGCATCTTGGCTTGGCGGCTTCCATCGGCGTGGCCGAGCTGACGGTGCTCCGTCCGCTGCGGGTGGCGGTGTTCTTTACTGGTGACGAGCTGGTAGAACCCGGGCAGGCACTGGCTGCCGGGCAGATCTATAACTCCAACCGTTACTGGCTGGTGCCGGAGCTGATGCGGCTGGGCTGCGAGGTGACTGATCTGGGCATCGTGCCGGATTCACTCAGCCGCACCCGGGAAATCCTACAGGATGCCGCAGCGCTGGCCGATGTCATCATGACTTGCGGTGGGGTGTCGGTGGGCGAGGAAGACCACGTCAAGGCAGCGGTCGAGGCCGAGGGTTCGCTGGACTTGTGGAAAATAGCCATCAAGCCGGGCAAGCCGCTGGCCAGTGGCCGGGTGGGCCAGGCGGGCTTTGTCGGTCTGCCGGGCAATCCGGTGTCCGGCTTTGTCACTTATCAGGTGCTGGTCAAACCCTATCTGCAGCGCTGTGCCGGTTTGCTGACTGATGATGCTGTTGCGCCCGCGCTGTATCCGGCCGGTTTTGTCTGGGACAAGCCGGATAGCCGGCGCGAGGAATTCCTGCGGGTGAAACTGGTGCAGCAGGATGGCCAATGGCAATTACAGCGCTATCCCAATCAGGGCTCCGGTGTGCTGACCTCCTGCGCCTGGGCCGACGGGCTGGTGCGGCTGGCGGCCGGCCAGCAGGTGCAGCCGGGCGATCTGCTCGGCCTGCTGCCTATCGGGCACTAA
- the mobB gene encoding molybdopterin-guanine dinucleotide biosynthesis protein B: MYVLGIAGYSGSGKTTLLEKLIPLLLAAGVDVAVIKHTHHDVDWDQPGKDSWRHRQAGARQVLLAGAQRRLLVETMPQGNDAPLATHVAALRPCDLVLAEGFKHEAIPKLEVYDPALGHAPLCLHDAQVLAMVSDAAPHCALPCFTRNDAAGLVRFILALLEQHQDAHR, translated from the coding sequence ATGTATGTTCTGGGAATCGCCGGCTATTCCGGCAGCGGCAAGACCACCTTGCTGGAAAAGCTCATCCCGCTGCTGCTGGCTGCCGGAGTGGATGTGGCCGTGATCAAGCACACTCACCACGATGTGGACTGGGATCAGCCGGGCAAGGACAGCTGGCGGCACCGCCAGGCCGGTGCGCGGCAGGTCTTGCTGGCCGGCGCGCAGCGCCGCTTGCTGGTGGAAACCATGCCGCAGGGCAACGATGCGCCGCTGGCGACGCATGTCGCGGCCTTGCGCCCCTGTGATCTGGTGCTGGCCGAAGGCTTCAAGCATGAAGCCATTCCCAAGCTGGAAGTGTACGATCCGGCGCTGGGCCATGCGCCACTTTGCCTGCACGATGCCCAGGTGCTGGCCATGGTGTCGGATGCAGCACCCCACTGCGCGCTACCCTGTTTTACCCGGAACGATGCCGCCGGCCTTGTCCGTTTCATTCTTGCCTTGCTGGAACAACATCAAGATGCTCACCGTTGA
- a CDS encoding succinylglutamate desuccinylase/aspartoacylase family protein produces MRTEIHPLLSPSLGTQRSITSFHFGTAGTGSWPRKVYIQASLHAGEIPGMLVAHKLRQQFAALEQQGLLQAEIVLVPVANPIGLAQQLHYQPQGRFDLESGENFNRLYSEPSARVIPQLSQQLTQDADANRDIIRQALRAAIAAEPVNTELQSLRQTLHLLAIDADLVLDLHCDFAGPVHVYAHSEHWPLVEALAAHLQCGASLLADAYGVMPFDEAIFLPWAKIRAALPQFPVPFDSVAVTVELRGEGDVSHALAGQDSQAILHYLTGCGVIRGEALPAPALPHPATPLEGSETLIAPHAGVIVSLAELGSVVQAGDAIADVIDPISGSTTTLRAGTAGVFYVFARHPYVTRGGTVAKIAGTSPLGKGNLLGA; encoded by the coding sequence ATGCGTACGGAAATCCACCCGCTGCTGTCGCCCAGCCTGGGCACCCAGCGCAGCATTACCAGCTTTCATTTCGGAACGGCCGGAACGGGTAGCTGGCCGCGCAAGGTGTATATCCAGGCCAGCCTGCATGCGGGTGAGATTCCCGGCATGCTGGTGGCGCACAAGCTGCGTCAGCAGTTTGCCGCGCTGGAACAGCAGGGCTTGTTGCAGGCCGAGATCGTGCTGGTGCCGGTGGCCAATCCCATCGGCCTGGCCCAGCAGCTGCATTACCAGCCGCAAGGCCGTTTCGATCTGGAAAGCGGAGAGAACTTCAACCGCCTGTACAGCGAACCGTCAGCGCGGGTCATTCCGCAACTGAGCCAGCAGCTGACCCAGGATGCGGATGCCAACCGCGACATCATCCGCCAGGCGCTGCGCGCAGCCATCGCCGCCGAGCCGGTCAATACCGAGCTGCAAAGCCTGCGCCAGACCCTGCATCTGCTGGCTATCGATGCCGATCTGGTGCTGGATTTGCACTGTGACTTTGCCGGCCCGGTGCATGTCTACGCGCATAGCGAACACTGGCCGCTGGTGGAGGCGCTGGCCGCCCACCTGCAATGCGGGGCGTCCTTGCTGGCTGATGCCTATGGTGTGATGCCCTTCGACGAAGCCATCTTTCTGCCCTGGGCCAAGATCCGCGCCGCCTTGCCGCAATTCCCCGTACCTTTCGATAGCGTGGCCGTGACGGTGGAGCTGCGCGGGGAGGGCGATGTCAGTCATGCCCTGGCTGGGCAGGACAGTCAGGCCATTCTGCATTACCTGACCGGCTGCGGCGTGATCCGTGGCGAAGCGCTGCCCGCTCCGGCACTGCCGCACCCGGCGACGCCGCTGGAAGGCTCGGAAACCCTGATTGCGCCGCATGCCGGGGTGATTGTCAGCCTGGCCGAGCTGGGTAGCGTGGTGCAGGCGGGTGATGCCATTGCCGATGTGATCGACCCCATCAGCGGCTCCACCACCACGCTGAGGGCCGGCACGGCCGGGGTGTTTTATGTGTTTGCCCGCCATCCCTATGTCACCCGTGGTGGCACGGTGGCCAAGATTGCCGGCACCAGCCCTCTGGGCAAGGGTAATCTGCTGGGGGCCTAG
- a CDS encoding ABC transporter ATP-binding protein, with protein sequence MYKLTVNGLHKKYGQHEVLKGVSLKAKAGDVISIIGSSGSGKSTFLRCINFLEQPCAGEISLNGELLQTVLDKKGSQRARDPKQLQKMRTELSMVFQHFNLWSHMTVLENIMEAPMHVLGLSRDEALQRARKYLAKVGLTEQQENKYPAHLSGGQQQRVAIARALAMEPEVMLFDEPTSALDPELVGEVLRVMQALAEEGRTMVVVTHEMGFARNVSNHVIFLHQGRIEEEGHPAQVLSQPKSERLQQFLSGSLK encoded by the coding sequence ATGTACAAATTGACTGTAAACGGCCTGCACAAGAAATATGGCCAGCACGAAGTGCTCAAGGGCGTTTCGCTCAAGGCCAAGGCCGGCGACGTGATCAGCATCATCGGTTCGTCCGGTTCGGGCAAGAGCACCTTCCTGCGCTGCATCAACTTTCTGGAGCAGCCCTGCGCCGGCGAGATCAGCCTGAACGGTGAACTGCTGCAGACGGTGCTGGACAAGAAGGGTAGCCAGCGCGCGCGCGATCCGAAACAATTGCAGAAAATGCGCACCGAGCTATCCATGGTGTTCCAGCATTTCAATCTGTGGTCACACATGACGGTGCTGGAAAACATCATGGAAGCGCCCATGCACGTGCTGGGCCTGAGCCGCGATGAAGCCTTGCAGCGTGCACGCAAATACCTGGCCAAGGTGGGGCTGACCGAACAGCAGGAAAACAAATACCCGGCGCATCTGTCCGGTGGCCAGCAGCAGCGGGTGGCCATTGCCCGGGCGCTGGCGATGGAGCCGGAGGTGATGCTGTTTGACGAACCTACCTCGGCGCTGGACCCGGAGCTGGTGGGCGAAGTGTTGCGGGTGATGCAGGCACTGGCTGAAGAAGGCCGTACCATGGTGGTGGTGACACATGAGATGGGCTTTGCCCGCAATGTGTCCAACCATGTCATCTTCCTGCATCAGGGGCGGATCGAGGAAGAGGGCCACCCGGCCCAGGTGCTCAGCCAGCCCAAAAGCGAACGGCTGCAGCAATTTTTGTCCGGCAGCCTGAAGTAA
- a CDS encoding ABC transporter permease: MIEIIQNYWQAWLWNDGYHVSGVAMTLWLLIASVACGFCLSIPLAVARVSSRRWISGPVWFYTYVFRGTPLYIQLLIFYSGVYSLHVVRSVDLLEHFFREGLNCTILAFALNTCAYTTEIFAGAIRAIPYGEIEAARALGMSPWVKYTRIIIPAMLRRALPYYSNEVILMLHATTVAFTATVPDILKVARDVNAATYASFEAFGIAAVLYACIAFALVGLFRLCENRWLAFLRPMGH, encoded by the coding sequence ATGATCGAAATCATCCAGAATTACTGGCAGGCCTGGCTGTGGAACGACGGCTACCATGTCTCCGGCGTGGCCATGACCTTGTGGCTGCTGATCGCCTCGGTAGCCTGTGGCTTCTGCCTGTCCATCCCGCTGGCGGTGGCACGGGTGTCGTCGCGGCGCTGGATTAGCGGGCCGGTGTGGTTCTACACCTATGTGTTTCGCGGCACGCCCTTGTACATCCAGCTGCTGATCTTTTACTCGGGGGTGTACAGCCTGCATGTGGTGCGCTCGGTCGACCTGCTGGAGCACTTTTTCCGCGAGGGGCTCAACTGCACCATCCTGGCCTTTGCCCTCAACACCTGCGCCTATACCACCGAGATCTTTGCTGGTGCCATCCGTGCCATTCCCTATGGCGAAATCGAAGCGGCACGGGCGCTGGGCATGTCGCCCTGGGTCAAGTACACCCGCATCATCATTCCCGCCATGCTGCGCCGGGCGCTGCCTTACTACAGCAATGAAGTCATCCTGATGCTGCACGCCACCACCGTGGCCTTTACCGCCACCGTGCCGGATATTCTCAAGGTGGCGCGTGATGTCAATGCGGCAACTTACGCTTCCTTCGAAGCCTTCGGCATCGCTGCCGTGCTGTATGCCTGCATCGCCTTTGCCCTGGTAGGGCTGTTCCGCCTGTGTGAAAACCGCTGGCTGGCTTTTTTGCGCCCCATGGGCCATTGA
- a CDS encoding ABC transporter permease, whose product MFLSGFCPLILAGTWVTLKLSLLSLILSMLIGLAGASSRLAKASLLRGWATAYTTLIRSVPDLVLMLLLFYSLQLGLNQCTEALGMEQIDIDPFLAGVVTLAFIYGAYFTETFRGAFLSVPAGQIEAAIAYGMTPWQSFRRVLFPQMMRFALPGIANNWQVLIKATALVSIIGLADIVKATQDAGKATMQMFLFAVVGALMYLLITTVSNLVLIWLENHYSAGVRKAVL is encoded by the coding sequence ATGTTCCTGTCCGGATTTTGCCCGCTCATTCTGGCGGGTACCTGGGTGACGCTGAAGCTGTCGCTGTTATCGCTGATTCTGTCCATGCTGATTGGTCTGGCCGGTGCCAGCTCCAGGCTGGCCAAGGCCAGCTTGCTGCGCGGCTGGGCTACCGCCTACACCACCTTGATTCGCAGCGTGCCTGATCTGGTGCTGATGTTGCTGTTGTTCTACAGCCTGCAACTGGGGCTGAACCAGTGCACCGAGGCGCTGGGCATGGAGCAGATCGACATCGATCCTTTTCTGGCTGGCGTGGTGACCCTGGCCTTTATCTACGGTGCTTATTTCACCGAAACCTTTCGCGGTGCCTTTTTGTCGGTGCCGGCAGGGCAGATCGAAGCGGCCATCGCCTATGGCATGACGCCGTGGCAGAGCTTTCGCCGGGTGTTGTTTCCGCAGATGATGCGCTTTGCCCTGCCGGGCATTGCCAATAACTGGCAGGTGCTGATCAAGGCTACTGCGCTGGTCTCCATCATCGGGCTGGCCGACATCGTCAAGGCCACCCAGGACGCCGGCAAGGCTACCATGCAGATGTTCCTGTTTGCCGTGGTGGGGGCGCTGATGTATCTGCTGATCACCACCGTTTCCAATCTGGTGCTGATCTGGCTGGAAAACCACTACTCGGCCGGCGTGCGCAAGGCGGTTCTATGA
- a CDS encoding DNA-deoxyinosine glycosylase yields the protein MNDTAKSCFPPVVNPQTRLLILGSLPGDASLQAVQYYAHPRNQFWRLLGELLGCDLLALDYPARLAALQQHGIGLWDVVAQAQRQGSLDAAIRGISPNDLPALCASLPALRAIAFNGSTAAAIGRKQLAVMSKLPTLFDLPSSSPAYTLSYPAKLTQWLALRAALA from the coding sequence ATGAACGATACCGCCAAATCCTGTTTCCCGCCGGTGGTGAACCCGCAAACCCGTTTGCTGATTCTGGGGTCCTTGCCCGGCGATGCCTCACTGCAGGCGGTGCAATACTATGCCCACCCGCGCAACCAGTTCTGGCGTTTGCTGGGCGAGCTGCTGGGGTGCGATCTGCTGGCGCTGGACTACCCAGCCCGGCTGGCCGCCCTGCAACAGCACGGCATCGGGCTGTGGGATGTGGTGGCGCAGGCGCAGCGTCAGGGTAGTCTGGACGCGGCCATCCGTGGCATCAGCCCTAATGATTTGCCGGCGCTGTGTGCCAGCCTGCCGGCCTTGCGTGCCATTGCCTTCAACGGCAGCACGGCGGCTGCCATTGGCCGCAAGCAGCTGGCTGTCATGAGCAAGCTGCCTACCTTGTTTGATCTGCCTTCTTCCAGTCCTGCCTATACCCTGTCTTATCCTGCCAAGCTGACCCAGTGGCTGGCCTTGCGTGCCGCGCTGGCTTGA
- the rnhB gene encoding ribonuclease HII has product MPDSLSLLVTGELIAGVDEAGRGPLAGAVFAAAVILDPARPIAGLADSKVLSEAKRDALAILIKRDALAWCIASASVEEIDQLNILHATMLAMSRAVEGLTTQPGRVLIDGNRVPKQLTLPAEAIVKGDAKVQAISAASILAKTARDAELVALDVLHPQYGFARHKGYPTAEHLAALEAHGALAAHRKSFGPVKAWLARQQGQLF; this is encoded by the coding sequence ATGCCGGACAGTCTGAGCTTGCTGGTTACGGGCGAGTTGATCGCCGGTGTGGACGAGGCCGGGCGTGGCCCGCTGGCCGGGGCGGTGTTTGCTGCTGCGGTCATTCTCGATCCGGCGCGGCCGATTGCCGGGCTGGCTGATTCCAAGGTGTTGAGCGAGGCCAAGCGTGATGCCTTGGCCATCCTCATCAAACGCGATGCGCTGGCCTGGTGTATCGCCAGTGCCAGCGTTGAGGAAATCGACCAGCTGAATATCCTGCACGCCACCATGCTGGCGATGAGTCGGGCGGTGGAGGGGCTGACAACGCAGCCGGGCAGGGTGCTGATCGATGGCAATCGCGTCCCCAAGCAGCTGACTTTGCCGGCCGAGGCCATCGTCAAGGGCGATGCCAAGGTGCAGGCTATTTCTGCTGCCTCCATTTTGGCCAAGACGGCGCGCGATGCCGAACTGGTGGCGCTGGACGTCCTGCACCCGCAATACGGTTTTGCCCGCCACAAGGGCTATCCCACCGCCGAGCATCTGGCGGCGCTGGAGGCACACGGCGCGCTGGCGGCACATCGTAAATCATTCGGTCCGGTCAAGGCCTGGCTGGCCCGTCAGCAGGGGCAGCTGTTCTAG
- the lpxB gene encoding lipid-A-disaccharide synthase yields MSDSLFKRKGALKVAMVVGEASGDVLGAHLIDALQARHADVEFAGIGGPRMEARGFYSMVPQEKLAVRGYAEVLRCLPELLRIRRDLRERLKAEKPDVFIGVDAPDFNLALEAALKKSGIATVHYVSPSVWAWRLERIYKIGRAVNRVLCLFPMEPALYDKAGVKADFVGHPLASEIPLVPDQLAMREQLGLPRQAPVFTLMPGSRKSELEFMAPLYIEAARILLRDYPDATFLVPLATRATMDLFDRLLTRHKAWDLPLRKLFGHAQMAMIASDVVLVTSGTATLEVALTKRPMVISYKLSWLTYQLVKRKIKLPYVGLPNILCGRFVVPELLQKEATAEKLAAEVKRLYVDQDARVEMVQAFTDLHQSLLADTASLAATAVLQEAGCRTV; encoded by the coding sequence ATGTCTGACAGCCTGTTCAAACGCAAGGGCGCGCTCAAGGTTGCCATGGTGGTGGGCGAGGCCTCCGGTGATGTGCTGGGCGCGCACCTGATCGACGCCTTGCAGGCTCGCCATGCCGATGTCGAATTTGCCGGCATTGGTGGCCCACGCATGGAAGCGCGCGGTTTTTACTCCATGGTGCCGCAGGAAAAGCTGGCGGTACGCGGCTATGCCGAGGTGCTGCGCTGCCTGCCGGAGCTGTTGCGCATTCGCCGTGACTTGCGCGAGCGGCTCAAGGCCGAGAAGCCGGATGTGTTCATCGGTGTGGATGCGCCGGACTTCAATCTGGCGCTGGAAGCCGCGCTGAAAAAAAGCGGTATTGCCACCGTGCACTATGTCAGCCCCTCGGTATGGGCCTGGCGGCTGGAGCGCATCTACAAGATAGGCCGTGCCGTCAACCGCGTGCTGTGCCTGTTCCCGATGGAGCCGGCGCTGTATGACAAGGCGGGGGTAAAGGCGGATTTTGTCGGCCATCCGCTGGCCAGCGAAATTCCCCTGGTGCCGGATCAACTGGCCATGCGCGAGCAGCTGGGTCTGCCGCGGCAGGCTCCGGTGTTTACCCTGATGCCGGGTAGCCGCAAGAGCGAGCTGGAATTCATGGCGCCGCTGTACATCGAGGCCGCCCGCATCCTGCTGCGCGACTACCCGGATGCCACCTTCCTGGTGCCGTTGGCGACGCGCGCGACCATGGATCTGTTCGACCGTCTGCTGACCCGCCACAAGGCTTGGGATCTGCCACTACGCAAGCTGTTTGGCCATGCGCAGATGGCGATGATCGCCAGTGATGTGGTGCTGGTGACCAGTGGCACGGCCACGCTGGAAGTGGCCTTGACCAAGCGGCCGATGGTGATCAGCTACAAGCTGTCCTGGCTTACCTATCAGCTGGTCAAGCGCAAGATCAAGCTGCCCTATGTTGGTCTGCCCAATATCCTGTGCGGTCGTTTCGTGGTGCCGGAGCTGCTGCAGAAAGAGGCCACGGCCGAGAAGCTGGCGGCCGAGGTCAAGCGTCTGTATGTCGATCAGGATGCGCGGGTGGAGATGGTGCAAGCCTTTACCGATCTGCATCAGTCGCTGCTGGCCGACACGGCCAGTCTGGCGGCCACGGCCGTGCTGCAGGAGGCGGGATGCCGGACAGTCTGA
- the lpxA gene encoding acyl-ACP--UDP-N-acetylglucosamine O-acyltransferase: MAIHPTAIVDPKASIAADVEIGAYSIIGPDVSIDSGTWVGPHVVIEGHTSIGRNNRIFQFSSLGAIPQDKKYAGEPTRLEIGDNNTIREFCTFNIGTAQDVGVTRLGNDNWIMAYVHLGHDCQIGNHTIFANNATLGGHVHIGDWVILGGFTSVHQFAIVGDHAMTAFASAVAQDVPPYVMAHGNRAVPAGINAEGLKRRGFTPEQIRRIRNAYKALYRQGLQYDAAKEAILAEAQQGHAELEPFARFFAQSERGIIR; this comes from the coding sequence ATGGCCATTCACCCGACTGCCATTGTTGATCCCAAAGCCAGCATTGCCGCCGATGTGGAAATCGGTGCCTACTCCATCATCGGGCCGGATGTCAGCATAGACAGCGGTACCTGGGTGGGGCCGCATGTGGTGATTGAAGGCCATACCAGCATTGGCAGGAACAACCGCATTTTCCAGTTCAGCTCGCTGGGGGCCATTCCGCAGGACAAGAAATACGCCGGCGAACCCACCCGTCTGGAAATCGGCGACAACAACACCATCCGCGAATTCTGTACCTTCAATATCGGTACCGCGCAGGATGTGGGTGTGACCCGTCTGGGCAACGACAACTGGATCATGGCCTATGTGCATCTGGGCCATGACTGCCAGATCGGTAACCACACCATCTTTGCCAATAACGCCACGCTGGGCGGCCATGTGCATATCGGTGACTGGGTGATTCTGGGCGGCTTTACCAGCGTGCACCAGTTTGCCATTGTCGGCGATCACGCCATGACGGCCTTTGCCAGTGCGGTGGCGCAGGATGTGCCGCCCTATGTGATGGCGCATGGCAACCGCGCCGTGCCGGCTGGTATCAATGCCGAAGGTCTGAAGCGTCGTGGCTTCACGCCGGAGCAGATCCGCCGCATCCGCAATGCCTACAAGGCACTGTATCGCCAGGGCCTGCAATACGATGCGGCCAAGGAAGCCATTCTGGCCGAGGCGCAGCAAGGCCATGCCGAGCTGGAGCCGTTTGCCCGCTTCTTTGCCCAGTCTGAGCGAGGCATTATTCGCTGA
- the fabZ gene encoding 3-hydroxyacyl-ACP dehydratase FabZ translates to MTEHAVTIDVREIMQCLPHRYPFLLVDRVTELVPNTRIKALKNVTINEPFFCGHFEQYPVMPGVLIIEALAQAAGILAIKSQGERAENELYFFVGIDKARFKRQVVPGDQMIFEVEQITVKRGIGKYTARALVDGQVACEAEIMCAKREV, encoded by the coding sequence ATGACTGAACACGCCGTGACGATTGATGTACGGGAAATCATGCAGTGCCTGCCGCACCGCTACCCCTTCCTGCTGGTCGACCGTGTCACCGAATTGGTGCCGAATACCCGTATCAAGGCACTGAAGAACGTCACCATCAACGAGCCTTTCTTCTGCGGCCATTTCGAGCAATACCCGGTGATGCCGGGTGTGCTGATCATCGAAGCACTGGCGCAGGCTGCCGGCATCCTGGCGATCAAGAGCCAGGGCGAGCGCGCTGAAAACGAGCTGTATTTCTTTGTCGGCATCGACAAGGCCCGTTTCAAGCGCCAGGTGGTGCCGGGCGACCAGATGATCTTCGAAGTGGAGCAGATCACCGTCAAGCGCGGCATCGGCAAGTACACCGCGCGCGCGCTGGTGGATGGCCAGGTGGCTTGTGAAGCCGAAATCATGTGTGCCAAGCGCGAGGTCTGA
- the lpxD gene encoding UDP-3-O-(3-hydroxymyristoyl)glucosamine N-acyltransferase, translating to MAYTLSHIVAQLGGALEGADRLVERLAPLDVAGPADITFLSNPKYRKQLETCAAGAVIVSPKLAAELDPARSWIVVDDPYLYFAKVATLFHPPAQPQPGIHPTAVVGEGSVIAASSEVREHVSIGRAAVIGERCILHPGVVVGDGTVLGDDVVLYPNVSVYHGCILGHRVAVHSGSVIGADGFGLAWAKDHWFKIPQTGRVIIEDDVEVGANTTIDRGALADTIIRRGAKIDNLVQIAHNVQIGEHTAIAGCVGIAGSTRIGAHCTVGGAAMFVGHIDVADKTHIGGGTLVSKSIRQPDTYASSYPLQTMKEWLGNAVHVRHLDDLAKRIKQLEREIGKLKEPEDNAND from the coding sequence ATGGCGTACACGCTTTCACATATCGTGGCCCAACTTGGCGGCGCGCTCGAGGGCGCTGACCGCTTGGTCGAGCGTCTGGCACCGCTGGATGTGGCGGGGCCGGCCGATATCACTTTTCTGTCCAATCCCAAGTACCGCAAGCAGCTGGAAACTTGCGCGGCCGGCGCGGTGATCGTATCACCCAAGCTGGCGGCCGAGCTGGACCCGGCACGCTCGTGGATCGTGGTGGACGACCCTTATCTGTACTTTGCCAAGGTCGCCACACTGTTTCATCCGCCGGCCCAGCCGCAGCCCGGCATACACCCCACGGCCGTGGTGGGCGAGGGCAGTGTCATCGCGGCCAGTAGCGAAGTGCGCGAGCACGTCAGCATCGGTCGTGCCGCTGTCATCGGCGAGCGCTGCATCCTGCACCCCGGTGTGGTGGTCGGCGACGGCACCGTGCTGGGCGACGACGTGGTGCTCTATCCCAATGTCAGTGTTTATCACGGCTGCATCCTGGGCCACCGGGTGGCGGTGCATTCCGGCAGCGTGATCGGTGCCGACGGCTTTGGCCTGGCCTGGGCCAAGGATCACTGGTTCAAGATTCCGCAAACCGGTCGCGTCATCATCGAGGATGATGTCGAGGTAGGTGCCAATACCACCATCGATCGCGGTGCGCTGGCCGACACCATCATCCGCCGTGGTGCCAAGATCGATAACCTGGTGCAGATCGCCCACAATGTGCAGATCGGCGAGCACACCGCCATCGCCGGTTGTGTCGGCATTGCCGGCAGCACCAGGATCGGCGCGCACTGCACGGTGGGTGGCGCGGCCATGTTTGTTGGCCATATCGACGTGGCGGACAAGACGCATATCGGCGGCGGTACCCTGGTGTCCAAGTCCATTCGCCAGCCGGATACCTATGCCTCGTCCTATCCGCTGCAAACCATGAAGGAATGGCTGGGTAACGCCGTTCATGTAAGACATCTGGACGATCTCGCCAAGCGCATAAAACAACTCGAACGCGAGATCGGCAAACTGAAAGAACCTGAGGACAACGCCAATGACTGA
- a CDS encoding OmpH family outer membrane protein, with the protein MKSSFKWWLAGLALLSLQATAADFKLGFVNIERVYREAAPAIAIQKKLDKEFADRRTELKKMENRAKELEGMMAKSTLSIDDRKRYEREYAALDRDYRAKGREMSEDFNQRRNEEFASVQERANRVLRQIADREQYDLILQDVVYVNPKFDLTSKVLKELEK; encoded by the coding sequence ATGAAATCTTCTTTCAAATGGTGGCTGGCGGGGCTGGCCCTGCTCAGCCTGCAGGCCACTGCGGCTGATTTCAAGCTGGGTTTTGTCAATATTGAGCGGGTATACCGCGAAGCTGCGCCGGCAATCGCCATCCAGAAAAAACTGGACAAGGAGTTTGCCGATCGCAGGACCGAGCTGAAAAAAATGGAAAACCGTGCCAAAGAGCTGGAAGGCATGATGGCCAAGAGCACGCTTTCCATCGACGACCGCAAACGCTACGAGCGCGAATATGCAGCGCTGGATCGTGACTATCGCGCCAAGGGGCGTGAAATGTCCGAGGACTTCAATCAGCGCCGCAATGAAGAGTTCGCCTCGGTGCAGGAGCGTGCCAATCGCGTGCTCAGGCAAATTGCCGACCGCGAGCAGTACGACCTGATCCTGCAGGATGTCGTTTACGTCAATCCCAAGTTCGACCTGACCAGCAAAGTGCTGAAGGAACTTGAGAAGTAA